One Gemmatimonadaceae bacterium DNA segment encodes these proteins:
- a CDS encoding enoyl-CoA hydratase/isomerase family protein, whose translation MSSIVVTRQGRVAVLTLNRPDHGNRLTTALAAELAAALRAARDDATIGACVLTGAGDVFCLGGDYRGAGPTDEGRAAYADALLDMDEAMSQLGKPLVAGVNGDAHAGGFAVMVACDLAVAADDATFGLPEAANGLFPFIALATVRDGLPKKLLFEIIYRARFMTAAEASSLHLINEAVAQSEVLSRAVALAEEACGHNPEIVALGRDLYYETRAARPKEAMAAARQALLAALAAADRSRR comes from the coding sequence ATGTCGTCGATCGTCGTCACGCGCCAAGGTCGAGTCGCCGTCCTGACGTTGAACCGGCCGGACCACGGCAATCGCTTGACTACCGCTCTCGCCGCCGAGCTGGCGGCAGCGCTTCGCGCGGCACGCGACGACGCCACGATCGGCGCATGCGTGCTCACTGGCGCCGGCGATGTTTTCTGCCTAGGCGGTGACTACCGCGGCGCCGGCCCAACCGACGAAGGCCGCGCCGCGTATGCCGACGCGTTGCTCGACATGGACGAGGCGATGTCGCAGCTCGGCAAGCCGCTCGTCGCCGGCGTGAACGGTGACGCGCACGCGGGTGGTTTCGCCGTGATGGTTGCATGCGATCTCGCGGTCGCGGCGGACGACGCAACGTTCGGCCTACCGGAAGCTGCGAACGGCCTGTTCCCGTTCATAGCACTCGCGACGGTGCGCGATGGGCTGCCAAAAAAGTTGTTGTTCGAGATCATCTACCGCGCCCGCTTCATGACTGCCGCGGAGGCATCGTCGTTGCATCTGATCAACGAGGCGGTCGCGCAGTCGGAAGTGCTGTCGCGGGCCGTGGCGCTCGCGGAGGAAGCGTGTGGCCACAACCCCGAGATCGTGGCGCTCGGCCGGGATCTCTACTACGAAACACGCGCGGCGCGTCCGAAGGAGGCAATGGCGGCAGCGCGGCAAGCGTTATTAGCTGCGCTCGCCGCCGCGGACCGTTCGCGGCGTTAG
- a CDS encoding PQQ-binding-like beta-propeller repeat protein produces MTQVSAQERRDEQAEASGAAVYARYCAACHDPAGERIPTRAALAEMSPARILRTLDFGLMMSIAYPMKRDEREAVAAFLGKGRDDAALPASAFCAPDVRIMSGGSQASWTGWGPSQDNARFQPPERANLRAADIAKLELKWAYGFAGDVIAFAAPTVLNGTLFVGSAGGAVQALDAKTGCLHWVFRANGPVRAAMTVATQDWQRTLVFSDQNGGVYAVDAANGAPRWQTRVEEHEAARLTGSFAVHDGVAFVPAASWEETRATDPAYPCCTFRGSVTAVRVTDGSVFWKTYLVDVPIRTGRTATGTPTFGTSGAGIWSTPTVDERRGLLYVTTGDNYSHPATATSDAVVALELATGRIVWSQQTTPNDVYNSSCGSRGSNCPEHAGPDHDFGSSAILVRAPNGADILVAGQKSGVVYALDPANRGEVLWETRVGNGGTNGGVQWGPASDGRKVYAAVSDVVRLRSVSGALPIGSAPLDPNEGGGLTALDVVTGSRVWFAPGAPCVPPRLGCSPAQPAAVTATADAVFSGSIDGHLRAFATADGKVLWDFDTVRDYTTVNG; encoded by the coding sequence GTGACTCAGGTCTCCGCGCAGGAGCGCCGCGATGAGCAGGCAGAGGCGTCTGGTGCGGCGGTCTATGCGAGGTATTGCGCGGCGTGCCACGATCCGGCCGGCGAGCGCATCCCGACGCGCGCTGCGCTGGCCGAGATGTCGCCGGCGCGCATTCTGCGTACGCTCGACTTCGGCTTGATGATGAGCATCGCGTACCCGATGAAACGCGACGAGCGCGAAGCCGTCGCGGCGTTTCTCGGCAAGGGCCGCGATGACGCCGCGCTGCCGGCGAGCGCGTTCTGCGCGCCCGACGTCAGGATCATGTCCGGGGGCTCGCAAGCGAGCTGGACTGGTTGGGGGCCTTCCCAAGACAACGCCCGTTTTCAACCTCCCGAACGAGCGAATCTGCGCGCGGCCGACATCGCGAAGCTCGAGCTCAAATGGGCGTATGGCTTTGCGGGCGACGTGATCGCGTTCGCCGCGCCGACCGTGCTCAACGGCACATTGTTCGTCGGTAGCGCCGGCGGTGCGGTGCAGGCGCTCGACGCCAAGACCGGCTGCCTGCACTGGGTCTTTCGAGCGAACGGTCCTGTGCGCGCGGCGATGACGGTCGCGACGCAAGACTGGCAGCGTACGCTGGTGTTCAGCGACCAGAACGGTGGCGTCTACGCCGTCGATGCCGCAAATGGCGCGCCGCGCTGGCAAACGCGCGTCGAAGAGCACGAGGCGGCGCGGCTCACGGGCTCGTTCGCCGTGCACGACGGCGTCGCGTTCGTCCCCGCCGCGTCGTGGGAAGAGACGCGCGCGACCGACCCCGCGTATCCATGTTGCACGTTCCGCGGCAGCGTCACGGCCGTGCGAGTGACCGACGGGTCCGTCTTCTGGAAGACCTATCTCGTCGACGTGCCGATACGAACGGGGCGGACCGCGACAGGCACGCCGACGTTCGGCACGTCGGGCGCGGGCATCTGGTCGACGCCGACGGTCGACGAGCGGCGCGGCCTGCTCTACGTCACCACGGGCGACAACTATTCGCACCCGGCGACGGCGACCAGCGATGCCGTCGTCGCGCTCGAGCTCGCAACAGGCCGCATCGTGTGGTCGCAGCAAACGACGCCGAACGACGTATACAACTCGTCGTGTGGAAGCCGCGGCTCGAACTGCCCCGAGCACGCGGGGCCGGATCACGACTTCGGCTCTTCGGCGATCTTAGTGCGCGCACCAAACGGCGCCGACATCCTCGTGGCGGGACAAAAATCCGGCGTCGTCTATGCGCTGGACCCCGCGAACCGCGGCGAGGTGCTATGGGAGACTCGCGTCGGCAACGGCGGAACCAACGGAGGAGTGCAGTGGGGACCGGCGAGCGACGGCCGCAAGGTTTACGCCGCCGTTTCCGACGTCGTGCGTTTGCGGAGCGTGAGCGGCGCGTTACCGATCGGTTCCGCGCCACTCGATCCGAATGAAGGCGGGGGTCTCACAGCGCTCGACGTCGTCACGGGTAGCCGCGTCTGGTTCGCGCCGGGCGCGCCGTGCGTTCCGCCGCGCTTGGGTTGCAGTCCGGCGCAACCCGCCGCCGTGACGGCGACTGCCGACGCCGTGTTCTCGGGGTCGATCGACGGCCATCTGCGCGCTTTCGCGACTGCCGACGGCAAAGTCCTGTGGGATTTCGACACCGTGCGCGACTACACAACCGTCAACGGT
- a CDS encoding isocitrate lyase/PEP mutase family protein has protein sequence MDHSRSARFRELLEKPPFVCLGAHDAVTAKLAEQAGAPAIYVSGFVASAIVAGQPDFGVLTQTEMFEHIRRICRVTTVPVFADADTGYGGPLDAQRTIQLWEEAGASVLHLEDQAMPKKCGHFAGKELIPAEEMQQKLRAMLEARRDPDFFVEARTDAMGVTDLDDAIRRLTSYAAVGADGLYVDAPRNVDQLKEIARRLKPLGKPLLFNMVRSGKSPYLSLKEVYELGFDYALCPVEPMLAMHKAVKEMMETFMSAGCTTNAIADRLTPFEEFNDFIGLRHVAARAKRFGA, from the coding sequence ATGGACCATAGTCGTTCCGCTCGCTTTCGCGAGTTGCTCGAGAAGCCGCCGTTCGTGTGTCTTGGTGCGCACGATGCGGTGACAGCGAAGCTCGCCGAGCAGGCCGGGGCGCCCGCAATCTACGTGAGCGGCTTCGTTGCCAGCGCAATCGTCGCTGGGCAGCCCGACTTCGGCGTGCTCACGCAGACGGAGATGTTCGAGCACATCCGCCGCATTTGCCGTGTCACGACGGTGCCTGTTTTCGCCGATGCGGACACAGGCTACGGCGGCCCGCTCGATGCGCAGCGCACGATTCAGCTGTGGGAGGAGGCCGGCGCCTCCGTGCTGCACTTGGAAGATCAAGCCATGCCGAAGAAGTGTGGGCACTTTGCCGGCAAGGAGCTGATTCCGGCGGAAGAGATGCAGCAGAAGCTGCGCGCAATGCTGGAAGCTCGTCGCGATCCCGATTTCTTCGTCGAGGCGCGCACCGATGCGATGGGTGTCACCGATCTCGATGACGCGATCAGGCGTTTGACGTCGTACGCAGCCGTTGGCGCCGACGGGCTCTACGTCGACGCGCCCCGCAACGTCGATCAGCTGAAGGAGATCGCGCGGCGGCTCAAGCCGCTTGGCAAGCCTTTGCTTTTCAATATGGTCCGCTCCGGCAAGAGCCCATACCTATCGCTCAAAGAGGTGTACGAGCTCGGGTTTGACTACGCGCTGTGCCCCGTCGAGCCCATGCTGGCGATGCACAAAGCCGTCAAGGAGATGATGGAAACGTTCATGAGCGCGGGTTGCACGACGAATGCAATCGCGGACCGGCTCACGCCGTTCGAGGAGTTCAATGACTTCATCGGATTGCGCCACGTCGCGGCGCGTGCCAAGCGCTTTGGCGCGTGA